In Alicyclobacillus macrosporangiidus CPP55, a single window of DNA contains:
- the accC gene encoding acetyl-CoA carboxylase biotin carboxylase subunit, translating to MFKRVLIANRGEIAVRVIRACRELGIETVAVYSEADRDALHVQMADEAYCIGPAPSRQSYLHIPSIMSVATLTGVDAIHPGYGFLSENPDFAEVCEACGITFIGPSARAIEAMGDKSMAKETMRRAGVPTVPGSDGLLADADEAVALAEQVGYPVVIKATAGGGGKGIRIVRDPDALRQAVTTAQREAETAFGNAGVYLEKYIERMRHVEIQVLADRHGNVIHLGERDCSVQRRLQKLVEESPCPVLSPETRAAMGAAAVAAARAVDYVGAGTVEFIYTPEGDFYFMEMNTRIQVEHPVTEWVTGIDLVREQILAAAGEPLSIRQEDVVLSGHAIECRINAEDPERNFMPSPGKIEAYLPPGGIGVRVDSAAYPGYVVPPTYDSMIAKLIVWAPTRDQAIDRMLRALGEFRIEGVRTTIPFHQRLLRHEKFRSGDVTTRFLEEYPIL from the coding sequence ATGTTCAAACGCGTTCTGATAGCCAACCGCGGGGAGATCGCCGTACGCGTCATCCGCGCGTGCCGCGAGCTCGGCATCGAGACGGTCGCGGTGTACTCGGAGGCGGATCGCGACGCGCTGCATGTGCAGATGGCGGATGAGGCGTACTGCATCGGACCGGCGCCGAGCAGGCAGAGCTACCTGCACATTCCGAGCATCATGTCGGTCGCGACCCTGACCGGTGTCGATGCCATCCATCCCGGATACGGGTTTCTTTCGGAGAACCCGGATTTCGCTGAGGTTTGCGAGGCCTGCGGGATCACGTTCATCGGCCCGAGCGCGCGCGCCATCGAAGCCATGGGAGACAAGTCGATGGCGAAGGAGACGATGAGGCGGGCGGGCGTGCCGACCGTTCCCGGCAGCGACGGGCTCTTGGCCGACGCGGACGAGGCGGTCGCTCTGGCCGAACAGGTGGGCTACCCGGTGGTCATCAAGGCGACGGCCGGCGGCGGGGGTAAGGGGATCCGCATCGTGCGCGATCCGGACGCGCTGCGCCAGGCGGTGACGACGGCCCAGCGGGAGGCGGAGACCGCCTTCGGCAACGCCGGCGTCTACCTGGAGAAGTACATCGAGCGGATGCGCCACGTGGAGATCCAGGTGTTGGCCGACCGTCACGGAAACGTCATCCACCTGGGGGAGCGGGACTGCTCCGTCCAGCGTCGCCTGCAGAAATTGGTGGAAGAGTCGCCTTGTCCCGTCCTGTCGCCGGAGACGCGGGCCGCGATGGGGGCGGCCGCCGTGGCCGCCGCGCGGGCGGTCGACTACGTCGGGGCAGGGACGGTGGAGTTCATCTACACGCCGGAGGGCGACTTTTACTTCATGGAGATGAACACGCGCATTCAGGTCGAACATCCGGTGACCGAGTGGGTCACGGGGATCGACCTCGTGCGTGAACAGATTCTGGCGGCGGCCGGTGAGCCGTTGTCCATCCGCCAGGAGGACGTGGTGCTCTCCGGACACGCCATCGAGTGCCGCATCAACGCCGAAGATCCGGAGCGCAATTTCATGCCGAGCCCCGGTAAAATCGAGGCGTACCTTCCGCCCGGAGGCATCGGGGTGCGTGTGGACAGCGCCGCCTATCCCGGGTACGTGGTGCCCCCGACCTACGATTCGATGATCGCCAAGTTGATTGTCTGGGCACCGACGCGCGACCAGGCCATCGACCGCATGCTGAGGGCGTTGGGCGAGTTTCGCATCGAGGGTGTTCGCACGACCATCCCGTTCCATCAAAGGCTGCTCCGGCACGAGAAATTCCGCTCGGGAGACGTGACGACCCGGTTCCTGGAAGAGTATCCGATCCTGTAG
- a CDS encoding Asp23/Gls24 family envelope stress response protein, with amino-acid sequence MQDMEFEATDLGKIQIADEVIQIIAGIAASEVVGVVELSGGFAGGITESLLGRKNFTRGVRVQFGEADRTCTIELAVVLQFGVNIPSVSLAVQEHVKRTVESMTGLDVTAVHVHVAGISLYTDKDKGKETQELTADKRAR; translated from the coding sequence ATGCAGGATATGGAGTTCGAGGCCACCGACCTCGGGAAGATTCAAATTGCGGACGAGGTGATTCAGATCATCGCCGGCATCGCCGCGAGCGAGGTGGTCGGCGTGGTCGAATTGAGTGGGGGCTTCGCCGGAGGCATCACCGAATCGCTCCTCGGACGCAAGAACTTCACAAGAGGGGTTCGCGTCCAATTTGGAGAGGCGGATCGTACGTGCACCATCGAATTGGCGGTGGTGCTTCAGTTCGGCGTGAACATCCCGTCCGTCTCGTTGGCGGTACAGGAGCACGTCAAGCGCACGGTCGAGAGCATGACCGGATTGGACGTGACGGCGGTGCACGTCCACGTCGCCGGCATCAGCCTGTACACCGACAAGGACAAGGGCAAGGAGACGCAGGAGTTGACGGCAGACAAACGGGCGCGCTGA
- the amaP gene encoding alkaline shock response membrane anchor protein AmaP, translated as MSALDRVLLIIFCLAGLAAGACAFLIGAGALAPVGGAGEWAAYPDNAYLMVGGVVFALLAVRFLFYKVRRREPDFVLLPGDFGHIRISFDTIRELANRTGRSVRGVHELDTRVRHGQSGIVLAVRVRALPDLDLAQMGREIQDAVKTYVERTTAVVVEQVLVSVTEIAGGAAARGSRGWSQA; from the coding sequence GTGAGCGCTTTGGATCGCGTGTTGTTGATCATCTTCTGCCTGGCGGGCTTGGCGGCCGGCGCCTGTGCGTTCCTCATCGGCGCCGGGGCGCTGGCCCCGGTCGGTGGGGCGGGAGAATGGGCGGCATATCCGGACAATGCCTATCTGATGGTGGGCGGCGTGGTGTTCGCGCTCCTGGCGGTGCGCTTCCTGTTTTATAAGGTGCGCAGGCGGGAGCCGGATTTCGTATTGCTCCCGGGTGACTTCGGGCACATTCGCATCTCTTTCGACACCATCCGAGAATTGGCCAATCGGACCGGCCGTTCGGTGCGCGGCGTGCACGAACTGGATACCCGCGTGCGCCATGGCCAATCGGGGATTGTGTTGGCGGTGCGCGTCCGGGCTCTGCCGGATCTGGATCTGGCCCAGATGGGCCGCGAGATCCAGGACGCGGTCAAGACGTACGTGGAACGGACCACGGCGGTCGTCGTGGAACAGGTCCTCGTCAGCGTCACCGAGATCGCCGGGGGCGCGGCTGCGCGTGGTTCACGAGGGTGGAGTCAGGCATGA
- the nusB gene encoding transcription antitermination factor NusB, protein MRRHDLRAKAVQAIYQVEVGKSSAQEAIGHVFEDEGSATDADRTYVARLVEGTVAALPEIDDILKERVQGWRLDRIARVDLAILRLAVFELLYEWDVDVATIADEAVELAKQYSTEESGRFVNGVLSRVIPLAHERRAAARS, encoded by the coding sequence ATGCGGCGCCATGACCTGCGCGCCAAGGCGGTGCAAGCCATCTATCAGGTCGAGGTCGGAAAGTCCAGTGCGCAGGAGGCTATCGGTCACGTCTTCGAGGACGAGGGGTCGGCGACGGACGCGGATCGAACGTATGTGGCACGTTTGGTGGAAGGCACGGTGGCGGCGCTGCCGGAGATCGACGACATCCTCAAGGAGCGCGTGCAGGGATGGCGGCTCGACCGGATCGCACGGGTCGATCTCGCCATCTTGCGGCTCGCTGTGTTCGAGCTGTTGTACGAGTGGGATGTGGATGTGGCGACCATCGCGGACGAGGCGGTTGAGTTGGCCAAGCAGTACAGCACGGAGGAGTCGGGGCGGTTCGTCAACGGCGTGCTCTCGCGCGTAATCCCACTGGCTCACGAACGCCGGGCGGCGGCGAGATCGTAG
- a CDS encoding NAD(P)/FAD-dependent oxidoreductase, with amino-acid sequence MTETGSLSQATQVFDITIIGGGPTGLFAAFYCGMRDASCKIIDSLPELGGQLATLYPEKYIYDVPGFPKIRAKQLVEQLKEQAFQYNPAVHLNETVEGLTRREDGVFELRTDKQAHYTKAVIICAGIGAFSPRPLPAQNAEAFVGRGVYYYIDDLEKFRGKRTLVIGGGDSAVDFALMLEGVASSVTLIHRRDQFRAHEESVKRLLSSTVDVRTFVELDSVSGGDWLEKAVLIHNKTKERTELAVDAIVSGLGFTASLGPIADWGLEIEGNEIVVNTRMETNIPGIYAAGDIVTYPGKVKLIATGFGEAPTAVNNAKTFIDPKAKLSPGHSSNRKE; translated from the coding sequence GTGACCGAGACGGGATCGCTCAGCCAGGCCACACAAGTATTCGACATCACCATCATCGGGGGCGGCCCCACGGGATTGTTCGCCGCGTTCTACTGCGGTATGCGCGACGCCTCGTGCAAGATCATCGACAGTTTGCCCGAGTTGGGCGGGCAATTGGCCACCTTGTATCCGGAGAAGTACATCTACGATGTGCCCGGATTTCCCAAGATCCGCGCGAAGCAATTGGTCGAACAGCTGAAGGAGCAGGCCTTCCAGTACAATCCGGCCGTGCACCTGAACGAGACGGTGGAGGGGTTGACGCGGCGCGAGGACGGCGTCTTCGAACTGCGAACGGACAAGCAGGCGCACTACACGAAGGCCGTCATCATCTGTGCCGGAATCGGCGCCTTTTCCCCGCGTCCGCTGCCCGCACAGAACGCCGAGGCGTTCGTCGGTCGGGGCGTCTACTATTACATCGACGATCTCGAAAAGTTCCGCGGAAAACGCACCCTCGTCATCGGCGGAGGGGACTCCGCGGTCGATTTCGCGTTGATGCTGGAGGGCGTCGCGTCCTCGGTCACGTTGATCCACCGGCGCGACCAGTTCCGCGCCCACGAGGAGAGCGTGAAACGCTTGCTGTCGTCGACGGTGGACGTGCGCACGTTTGTCGAATTGGATTCGGTGAGCGGCGGGGACTGGTTGGAAAAGGCGGTGCTGATCCACAACAAGACGAAGGAACGTACGGAGCTCGCCGTGGACGCCATCGTCAGCGGCCTGGGCTTCACCGCTTCTCTCGGGCCGATCGCGGACTGGGGCCTGGAGATTGAGGGCAACGAGATCGTCGTCAATACGCGCATGGAGACCAACATCCCGGGGATTTACGCGGCGGGCGACATCGTCACCTATCCCGGCAAGGTCAAGCTGATTGCCACCGGTTTTGGAGAAGCCCCTACGGCGGTGAACAACGCGAAGACGTTCATCGATCCGAAGGCAAAGCTGAGCCCTGGACACAGCAGCAATCGCAAGGAGTGA
- the folD gene encoding bifunctional methylenetetrahydrofolate dehydrogenase/methenyltetrahydrofolate cyclohydrolase FolD yields the protein MAVILDGKQVAADLQEEVRRQLERVAPKGRLKLVVVLVGDHPASASYVRGKQRTAEKIGLAGEVRHLPESVTAEELLNLIDALNADPEVDGILVQLPLPEHLDERTVIERIAPEKDVDGFHPLNVGRNFAGVPAVWPCTPAGIMALLEHYSIPVAGRHAVVVGRSNIVGKPMAQMLLQADATVTVCHSKTPDLAAHTRQADILVVAAGVPGLVGAGHVKPGAVVVDVGIHRIDGRLVGDVDFEAVAPIAQAITPVPGGVGPLTVAMLMVNTLRLGLRRRGWGGDEAWR from the coding sequence ATGGCGGTGATCCTGGACGGAAAGCAGGTGGCGGCCGATCTGCAGGAAGAGGTTCGACGCCAGCTGGAACGGGTCGCGCCGAAGGGGCGGTTGAAGCTGGTGGTGGTGCTCGTCGGCGACCATCCGGCGTCGGCCAGCTACGTGCGCGGCAAGCAGCGGACGGCCGAGAAGATCGGGCTGGCCGGGGAAGTCAGGCATCTGCCGGAGTCGGTGACGGCCGAGGAGCTGTTGAACCTGATCGACGCGCTGAACGCCGACCCGGAAGTCGACGGAATCCTCGTCCAACTGCCGCTGCCGGAGCATCTCGACGAGCGGACGGTCATCGAACGGATCGCACCGGAAAAGGACGTCGACGGGTTCCATCCTCTGAATGTGGGGCGCAACTTCGCCGGTGTCCCCGCCGTCTGGCCGTGCACGCCCGCCGGAATCATGGCGCTGCTTGAGCACTACAGCATCCCGGTCGCGGGGCGGCACGCGGTGGTCGTCGGGCGCAGCAACATCGTCGGGAAACCGATGGCGCAGATGCTCCTGCAGGCGGATGCCACCGTCACGGTGTGCCACTCCAAGACCCCGGATCTGGCGGCGCACACGCGGCAGGCGGACATTTTGGTGGTCGCCGCGGGCGTGCCCGGGCTCGTCGGCGCCGGACACGTGAAGCCGGGGGCGGTCGTGGTGGACGTCGGCATCCACCGGATCGACGGACGGCTCGTGGGTGATGTGGATTTTGAGGCCGTGGCGCCCATCGCCCAGGCCATCACCCCTGTCCCAGGCGGCGTCGGGCCTTTGACGGTGGCCATGCTGATGGTCAACACGCTGCGCCTCGGCCTCCGCCGGCGCGGGTGGGGAGGAGACGAGGCGTGGCGGTGA
- the xseA gene encoding exodeoxyribonuclease VII large subunit: MAVTTAAQVFSVSELNRLIGQLLQADERLARCYVAGEISNFKYHSSGHMYFTLKDESSRLRAVMFANRNRRLSFRPEDGMRVIALGSVQVFDRDGQYQLYVEDMQPDGVGALYVAFTQLRERLQAEGLFAPERKRPIPPYPRRIGVVTSPTGAVIRDICSTLGRRYPLAKVVLSPALVQGPTAAPTIVEAIARLVRYHAERESIDVIIVARGGGSLEELWPFNEELVARAVAACPIPVVSAVGHETDYTICDFVADVRAATPTAAAELVAPAVSDLRVHLQQFANRAQSAVVWRIGSARDRLRTLQQAHALRQPLHMVHLRRQAVDAVEHQLQQQVRRSITVAERRLNQNRERLYRLDLRQRVARAAGRVNGLAQEAGQAVRRRWTAADVRVQRITASLVALNPLAVLQRGYSVVYRADTEQVVTSARALHPGDAVRVQFSDGRVKAKIVEEEGETGRVPRHRAAGRDAQGGGQLRLDL; the protein is encoded by the coding sequence GTGGCGGTGACGACAGCGGCTCAGGTGTTCAGCGTCAGTGAGTTAAACCGGCTGATCGGCCAGCTGCTGCAGGCGGACGAGCGGCTGGCGCGGTGTTACGTGGCGGGGGAGATCTCCAACTTCAAATACCACTCCAGCGGCCACATGTATTTCACGTTGAAGGACGAATCGAGCCGCTTGCGTGCCGTCATGTTCGCGAACCGAAACCGGCGCCTGAGCTTTCGCCCCGAGGACGGGATGCGGGTGATTGCCCTCGGCTCGGTGCAGGTGTTCGATCGCGACGGACAGTACCAACTTTACGTAGAGGACATGCAGCCGGACGGCGTCGGGGCGCTGTACGTGGCATTCACGCAGCTGCGGGAGCGTCTTCAGGCGGAAGGCTTGTTTGCACCGGAGCGCAAACGTCCCATTCCGCCGTATCCGCGGCGCATTGGCGTGGTGACGTCGCCTACCGGCGCAGTCATCCGCGACATCTGCAGTACGCTGGGGCGCCGATATCCTCTGGCGAAGGTGGTGCTCTCGCCCGCGCTCGTGCAAGGACCGACCGCCGCGCCGACCATCGTGGAGGCCATCGCGCGGCTGGTCCGTTACCACGCGGAGCGGGAGTCCATTGACGTGATCATCGTCGCTCGCGGCGGGGGTTCCTTAGAGGAGCTGTGGCCTTTCAATGAGGAGCTGGTGGCGCGTGCGGTCGCGGCGTGTCCCATCCCGGTGGTCTCAGCGGTCGGCCATGAGACGGATTACACGATCTGTGATTTCGTGGCGGACGTGCGGGCCGCTACTCCGACGGCAGCCGCTGAACTGGTCGCCCCGGCGGTCTCGGACCTGCGCGTGCATCTGCAACAGTTCGCGAACCGGGCGCAGAGTGCCGTGGTCTGGCGGATCGGGAGCGCTCGCGACCGGCTCCGGACGTTGCAACAGGCGCACGCGTTGCGGCAGCCGTTGCACATGGTGCACCTGCGGCGGCAGGCGGTGGACGCCGTCGAGCATCAGCTGCAGCAACAGGTGCGCCGGTCGATCACGGTCGCCGAACGGCGCTTGAACCAGAACCGGGAGCGGCTGTACCGGCTCGACCTGAGGCAGCGCGTGGCGCGCGCGGCGGGACGGGTGAACGGGCTGGCGCAGGAGGCGGGTCAAGCGGTTCGGCGCCGGTGGACCGCGGCAGATGTCCGGGTGCAGCGGATCACCGCATCGCTGGTGGCACTCAATCCGCTGGCGGTGCTGCAGCGGGGGTACAGCGTCGTATACCGGGCGGACACCGAACAGGTGGTGACGTCCGCGCGCGCCCTGCATCCGGGAGACGCGGTCCGCGTCCAGTTTTCCGATGGCCGGGTGAAGGCGAAGATTGTGGAAGAGGAAGGAGAGACGGGCCGTGTCCCAAGACACCGAGCCGCAGGGCGTGACGCCCAAGGAGGCGGACAACTCCGGCTTGACCTTTGA
- the xseB gene encoding exodeoxyribonuclease VII small subunit translates to MSQDTEPQGVTPKEADNSGLTFELAMRRLEETVRLLETGELTLSDSIERYKEAMQLVQFCRTQLDRAELEIERLLAEDGAAEKEENGA, encoded by the coding sequence GTGTCCCAAGACACCGAGCCGCAGGGCGTGACGCCCAAGGAGGCGGACAACTCCGGCTTGACCTTTGAACTCGCCATGCGCCGCCTGGAGGAAACGGTGCGCCTGTTGGAGACGGGAGAGCTGACGTTGTCCGACTCCATCGAGCGGTACAAAGAGGCCATGCAGTTGGTTCAGTTCTGCCGCACCCAGCTGGATCGGGCGGAGTTGGAGATCGAACGGTTGCTTGCGGAGGACGGGGCGGCGGAGAAGGAGGAGAACGGCGCATGA
- a CDS encoding polyprenyl synthetase family protein, with protein MTGTRPPVDIERYIAETGAAVSSYLARVFPGDSQPARLFEAMNYSLLGGGKRIRPILCLAAARTFGVREEDAMPAAAALELVHTYSLIHDDLPAMDDDDLRRGRPTNHRVFGEATALLAGDGLLTEAFALLAQPLNVPPERQLQMIQTLARAAGPYGMVGGQQADMEANRTTGSLEQLAFIHRRKTGMLIQASVVIGGLFAALDQAKRDALAAFGIEIGHAFQIVDDWLDVSGDAEALGKQTGADERMQKLTYPSLIGLEQTRRLAEERYQAALAALDAAGIHAPLLTGLASYVVQRDR; from the coding sequence ATGACGGGCACTCGCCCGCCAGTGGACATCGAGCGATACATCGCGGAGACCGGGGCCGCGGTGTCTTCCTATCTGGCGCGCGTGTTTCCGGGTGACTCCCAACCCGCCCGCCTGTTCGAGGCCATGAATTACAGCCTGCTCGGGGGCGGCAAGCGCATCCGGCCCATCCTGTGCCTGGCCGCCGCGCGCACCTTCGGGGTTCGCGAGGAGGACGCGATGCCCGCGGCGGCGGCCCTGGAACTGGTGCACACGTACTCGCTGATTCACGACGATCTCCCGGCGATGGACGACGACGACCTGCGCCGGGGCCGCCCGACCAATCACCGGGTGTTTGGTGAGGCGACCGCCCTGTTGGCAGGGGACGGCCTGCTGACGGAGGCGTTTGCGCTGCTTGCTCAGCCGTTGAATGTGCCGCCTGAACGCCAACTGCAGATGATTCAGACGCTCGCGCGTGCTGCGGGTCCCTACGGCATGGTCGGCGGCCAACAAGCCGATATGGAGGCGAACCGGACGACAGGGTCGTTAGAGCAATTGGCGTTCATCCACCGGCGCAAGACTGGGATGCTGATTCAGGCATCCGTCGTCATCGGCGGCTTGTTCGCGGCGCTGGATCAGGCAAAGCGGGACGCCCTGGCGGCCTTCGGGATCGAAATTGGGCACGCGTTTCAGATCGTGGACGATTGGCTGGACGTTTCCGGGGACGCCGAGGCCTTGGGGAAACAGACGGGTGCGGATGAACGCATGCAGAAGTTGACCTATCCGAGCCTCATCGGGCTGGAGCAGACACGGCGTCTGGCGGAAGAGCGGTATCAAGCCGCGTTGGCAGCGCTCGACGCCGCCGGCATCCATGCGCCGCTGTTGACCGGTTTGGCGTCGTACGTCGTACAGCGTGACCGCTAA
- the dxs gene encoding 1-deoxy-D-xylulose-5-phosphate synthase gives MRCCITLLEKVNEPSDVKRLTEAQLLQLASEIRAFLIESISKTGGHFGANLGVVELTLALHRVFDSPRDKIVWDVGHQAYVHKMLTGRREQFATLRQYKGLSGFPKRSESPHDAFGAGHASTSISAALGMAVARDLSGERHHVVAVIGDGALTGGMAMEALNHAGHVGTNLLVILNDNEMSISENVGAVSKYLTRLRTDPTYSRAKAELEAALRKVPAIGERLTKTLEKLKDSMRHLFVPGMLFEGFGFKYLGPVDGHDLPCLIRVLEDAKHLRGPVLIHLVTRKGKGYPSAEDAPDKFHAWPSGSGGKSAPSYSSVFAETLTWLAEADDRVVAVTPAMIQGSGLGKFQQRFPRRLYDVGIAEQHAATFCAGLAAAGKRPVLAIYSTFLQRAYDQVIHDICIQKLPVLIAIDRAGLVGADGETHQGAFDIAYLRTVPNLTLMMPKDENELRHMLYTGLHLEGPVAVRYPRADGEGVPLDESLRMLPVGRAEVVREGTDVALLALGPMVRVAEAAAERLADQHGIQATVVNMRFVKPLDTSLVVRLAERMPLVTVEEAALAGGMGSAVTEALADAGVLARVTRMGLPDVFVEHGSREELLKVFQLSPEGVADAALRAVRAAQRGRRVEV, from the coding sequence GTGAGGTGTTGTATCACGCTGCTGGAAAAAGTGAACGAACCATCGGACGTCAAACGGCTGACCGAGGCGCAGCTGCTGCAGCTCGCATCGGAAATCCGCGCATTTTTAATCGAATCCATTTCCAAAACAGGCGGCCATTTTGGCGCCAATTTGGGCGTGGTCGAACTGACCCTGGCGCTGCACCGCGTGTTTGACAGCCCGCGGGACAAGATCGTCTGGGACGTAGGTCATCAGGCGTACGTCCACAAGATGCTGACCGGCCGACGCGAGCAGTTTGCCACGCTGAGGCAGTACAAGGGGTTGTCCGGTTTTCCGAAACGGTCCGAGAGCCCGCACGACGCGTTCGGCGCTGGCCATGCCAGCACGTCCATCTCCGCGGCGCTCGGCATGGCGGTCGCTCGTGACCTGTCCGGGGAACGCCATCACGTGGTGGCGGTCATCGGGGATGGAGCGTTGACGGGCGGCATGGCGATGGAAGCGCTCAACCATGCCGGACACGTGGGAACGAACCTGTTGGTCATCCTGAACGACAACGAGATGTCCATCTCGGAAAACGTGGGCGCTGTGTCCAAGTACCTGACTCGCCTGCGCACGGATCCGACCTACTCCCGGGCGAAGGCCGAGTTGGAGGCCGCCCTGCGCAAGGTACCGGCCATTGGGGAGAGGCTGACGAAGACGCTGGAAAAGCTGAAGGACTCCATGCGCCATCTGTTTGTCCCGGGCATGTTGTTCGAAGGGTTTGGCTTCAAGTACTTGGGCCCTGTCGACGGCCACGACCTGCCCTGCCTCATCCGGGTGCTGGAGGACGCCAAGCACCTACGCGGGCCAGTGCTCATCCATCTGGTGACGAGGAAGGGAAAGGGGTATCCCTCGGCAGAGGACGCGCCCGACAAGTTCCACGCCTGGCCGAGCGGCTCGGGCGGTAAGTCGGCACCTTCGTATTCCAGCGTGTTCGCCGAGACGCTGACGTGGCTGGCGGAGGCGGATGACCGGGTGGTCGCGGTCACCCCGGCGATGATCCAGGGTTCGGGACTCGGGAAATTTCAGCAGAGATTTCCGCGCCGCCTGTATGACGTGGGCATCGCGGAGCAGCACGCCGCGACCTTCTGCGCCGGTTTGGCGGCGGCGGGGAAGCGGCCTGTGCTCGCCATCTATTCGACGTTTTTGCAACGCGCGTACGACCAGGTGATTCACGACATCTGCATTCAGAAACTCCCGGTTCTCATCGCCATCGATCGCGCCGGCCTCGTGGGCGCAGATGGCGAGACGCACCAGGGGGCCTTCGACATCGCGTATCTGCGCACGGTGCCGAACCTCACCCTGATGATGCCGAAGGATGAAAATGAGCTGCGCCACATGCTGTACACCGGTCTGCACCTGGAAGGGCCGGTGGCCGTGCGGTATCCGCGGGCCGACGGCGAAGGTGTCCCGTTGGATGAGTCGCTGCGGATGCTCCCGGTCGGCCGCGCGGAGGTGGTCCGGGAAGGAACGGATGTCGCGCTGTTGGCCCTGGGGCCCATGGTCCGAGTGGCCGAAGCGGCCGCCGAGCGGTTGGCGGATCAACACGGCATCCAGGCCACGGTGGTCAATATGCGGTTCGTCAAACCATTGGACACGTCCCTCGTCGTGCGGCTCGCGGAACGCATGCCGCTGGTGACCGTGGAGGAGGCGGCGTTGGCCGGCGGCATGGGCTCCGCCGTCACGGAGGCTCTGGCGGACGCAGGGGTTCTCGCCCGCGTGACCCGCATGGGTCTACCCGACGTCTTTGTGGAGCACGGGTCCCGGGAGGAGCTGCTGAAGGTCTTCCAACTCTCTCCCGAGGGCGTGGCGGATGCAGCCTTGCGAGCGGTTCGCGCGGCGCAACGCGGGCGCCGGGTCGAAGTGTGA
- a CDS encoding TlyA family RNA methyltransferase produces the protein MSDRKVRLDVLLHRRGLFPSREAARRAIMAGLVRRGGTVVDKPGMQVQEEEVFEVDQPEHPYVSRGGLKLERALRSFGVSLEDEVVLDVGASTGGFTDCALRHGARLVYAVDVGYGQLAWSLRQDPRVVVMERTNFRHVDPAVFRPRPSTAVMDVSFISIRLLFPKLIEIVGKGGRVISLIKPQFEAGRESVGKGGIVRDPAVHRRVLVDVLEAAGELGMQCMGLDFSPITGGDGNIEFLAYWRMTGQPVADAVLDRVPEVVTAAWAALRPGPPAGSPKE, from the coding sequence ATGAGTGACCGAAAAGTCCGTCTGGACGTGCTGTTGCATCGGCGGGGGCTGTTTCCCAGCCGGGAGGCAGCCCGGCGTGCCATCATGGCCGGTTTGGTCCGCCGGGGTGGCACGGTGGTGGACAAACCGGGGATGCAGGTCCAGGAAGAAGAGGTCTTTGAGGTCGATCAGCCGGAACACCCGTACGTCAGCCGTGGCGGCCTCAAGCTGGAACGTGCCCTGCGGTCGTTCGGCGTCTCTCTGGAGGATGAGGTGGTCCTGGATGTGGGCGCGTCCACCGGGGGCTTCACGGACTGCGCCCTTCGACACGGCGCCCGGTTGGTGTATGCGGTCGACGTGGGGTACGGGCAGTTGGCTTGGTCCCTGCGCCAGGACCCCCGTGTGGTGGTGATGGAGCGTACCAACTTTCGCCATGTTGATCCCGCCGTGTTCCGACCCCGGCCGTCGACGGCCGTGATGGACGTGTCGTTCATCTCCATTCGGCTCCTGTTTCCCAAGTTGATTGAGATTGTCGGGAAGGGCGGCCGGGTGATCAGCCTGATCAAACCTCAGTTTGAGGCCGGGCGGGAATCGGTCGGCAAAGGGGGCATCGTGCGCGATCCAGCGGTGCACCGGCGCGTGCTGGTCGATGTTCTCGAAGCAGCCGGCGAACTGGGCATGCAGTGCATGGGCCTTGATTTCTCGCCCATCACGGGCGGCGACGGGAACATCGAATTTTTGGCGTACTGGCGCATGACGGGCCAGCCCGTGGCGGATGCGGTGCTCGACCGGGTTCCGGAGGTGGTGACAGCCGCGTGGGCGGCGCTTCGGCCAGGACCGCCGGCGGGATCGCCCAAGGAGTGA